The Bosea sp. 685 DNA window GCGTGAGGTCGTCGGCGGCTGCCGCCAGCCGCGCGCCGGCGAAGCGCAGCAGCACGCCGCCGCGCTGGATGAAGCTGTTGATCTTGCCGACGGTATCGCCGTCGAGCGCGCCGATATCGGCGAGCACCAGCACGGAGAGGTTTTGCGCCAATAATTCGCCGATCGGGTCGGTCGAGCCCGGGCGCGGTTCACGGATCTCGGCGAAGGGGGAGAGCGCGCGCGAGACGTAATAGGTCGGCGAAAGCAGCGGCTGGGCCGTGTCGGTGGTGGTGCCGGAGACGATGCCGACGCGCCGGCGCTTGGCGCGGTCATCGAGCAGCGCCACGGCCGCCGCGCTGCGCTCGCCGACGATCTCGAGCCGGGACACGGCGTTGCGCACCTCGATCGGCAAGGTCAGGCGCGCCGAACTCTGCAAATCCGAGCCGTTGAAGATGAAGGGCGCGTCGCCGAGCGGGAGCCCCTTGAGATCGAGCGCGCGGACATGGCCCGTGGCAGTGGCGGCGCTGGTGGGGCGCAGCACCTTCACGGCAAGCGCGCCAGCGAGGTTCTCGGGCGATGTCAGCGCGAGCTGGCCGGGGGAGCCGGCATGGATCGAGAGCCGGCGAGCATCGGCTTCCTGCTTCAGCCGGGCGAGGAAGGGGCCGTCATCGGCGATCGAAAGGCCATCGCTGACCCAGACGGTCTCGGCCTCGGGCGCGCTACGCAGGAAGGCCTCGATACGCTGGAGATGGGCGGAGCGGTCGGGCGCATGCGGCTGCAGCGCCAGAGCGCGTAACCGGTCGAGCGCGGCGCGCGGCTCAGACAGGGCGATTTCACCGGGCGCCTCGGCGAGGCCGACGATGGCGACGGCCCGGCCTTCGCGGGAGGCGGCGGCGAGGCGGGATTCTGCGATCGCCTGCCGCTCGGGCCAGTCGGTCGCGGCGCCGAAGCCGTTGTCGATCAACAGCAACATCGGGCCGCGCATCGGGCCAGCCTCGCGCGGCGGGTTCCAGACCGGGCCGGCGACGGCGAGGATCGCGAGCGCTGCGACAGCCATGCGCAGGGCCAGCAGCCACCAGGGCGTATGGGCCGGCATTTCTCGCTTGGCGATGAGGTCCGCCATGATCTTGAGCGGCGGAAAGTCGATGCGTCTCGGGCGCGGCGGCGTCACGCGCAGGATCAGCCACAGCGCCGGCAGCAAGGCCAGCGCGGCGAGCGCCAGCGGGGCGGAGAAAGCGATCGGCAGGGAAGCGAGCATGGGTCTCGTCCGTCCTCCCTAGCGTCCGGGGCCGCGCGAAGCGGCGATCAGGCTGGCAATGCGCAGCACGCCTTCGCTTGCCGGCCGGTCCGTGCGATGCAGCGTCAAGGTCCAGCCGACCTTGCGGCAGGCTTCCTTGATCGCGTCGCGATGCGCTTCCAGCCGCTGCCGGTATTCCTCGCCCCAGGAGCCGGCATCGCCGACCCTGAGCGACAAACCGTCCTCAAGGTCGAAGAGTTCCGCCTGGCCGGTGAAGGGGAAGGTCTCCTCGATCGGATCGGCGATCAGCAGGACATGGCCGCGCGCGCCTGATGACGCCATCGTGGCGATGCGCTTGGCCAGCGAGGCAGCCGGGGAAAGACCGTCGGTGATGATGATCGCATCGGCCAGACGCGGCAGCGGCGCGTCCGGCGGCAGGTCGGCCTCCGTGCCCTTGGCGTCGACCAGGATCGCCTGCGCCAGCGTTTCGACGATGCGGCGCGAGGCAAGGGCACGGGTCAGGCCGAGATGGCCGACGCGCTCGCCGCCCTCGACCAGCGTCTCGGCCAGGGCGAAGCCAGCGATGAGCGCGCGATCGACCTTGGAAGCGAGCGCCAGGGAGGAGGCAAAACCCATCGAGGCCGAGCGGTCGATCCAGAGCCAGATCGCATGTGAGGCTTCCCATTCGCGTTCGCGCACGAAGAGATGGCCGTCACGGGCTGAGCGGCGCCAGTCGATGCGCGAAGCGGATTCGCCTGTGACCAGCGGGCGATATTGCCAGAAGGTCTCGCCGGGGCCTGCGCGCCTGCGCCCATGGATGCCGTGCACGCTGGCCGAGACCCGTCGCGCCTCCAGGATCAGCCGGGGCAGACGCGCGGCGAGATCGAGCGAAGCGGTGAGAACCGGCCGAGCCGGTTGGCGTTCGGAGGTCCCGAGAACGCGCATGCGCAGCATTGTCGTGTCGCCTCCTACCCCAACCGTTCCACAAGCCTGGCGATGATACCCTCGACGGTTTCGCCATCGGCGCGCGCGGCGAAGGTCAATGCGATGCGGTGCTTCAGCACCGGAATGGCCAGCGCCGCGACATCGTCCACCGATGGGGCGAGGCGGCCTTCGACCAGAGCCCTGGCGCGGCAGGCCAGCGTCAGCGACTGGCTGGCGCGGGGCCCCGGGCCCCAGGCAAGCTTGTCGGTGATGGCGGCGTCGCCGCCCTCGGGCCTGGCCGAGCGCACGAGGTCGAGGATCGCATCGACCACGGTCTCGCCGACCGGCAGGCGCCGTACCAGCCGCTGCGTCGACATCAGCGTCTCGGCGGTCATCGCCTGGACGGGCTTGTGCTCGGTGGCGCCGGTGGTTTCGAGCAGGATGCGGCGCTCCGCCTCGCGGTCGGGATAGGCGACGTCGATCTCAAGCAGGAAACGGTCGAGCTGGGCCTCGGGCAGGGGGTAGGTGCCCTCCTGTTCGATCGGGTTCTGGGTTGCGAGCACATGGAAGGGGGCCGGCAGGTCGTAGCGCTCGCCACCGATGGTGACATGGTGCTCCTGCATCGCCTGCAGCAGCGCCGACTGGGTCCGGGGGCTGGCGCGGTTGATCTCGTCGGCCATCAGCAATTGCGCGAAGACCGGACCCTTGATGAAGCGGAAATGACGCTTGCCCTCCGGGCTCTCATCGAGCACCTCGGAGCCGAGGATGTCGGAGGGCATCAGGTCCGGTGTGAACTGCACGCGGCGGGCGTTCAGGCCGAGCACCGTGCCCATCGCCTCGACCAGCTTGGTCTTGGCGAGGCCGGGCACGCCGACGAGCAGGCCGTGGCCGCCGGCGAGCAGGGTGATGAGCGAGAGATCGACGACCTTCTGCTGGCCGAAGATGACCTGGCCGATTTCCGTGCGCGCCGCGCCGATGGCGCCGAGCGCGGCCTCGGCCGCCTCGACGATGCCGGTGTCGAGATTGATCGGCGGGTTGCTCTCCGCCGCACGGACTTGCGCCACCATGTCGATCTCCTTCACCCTTGTCGTCGCAGCTTGCGTCTTCTTGTCCCGGCGTCTTCGCTTCCGGCCCGTCTTGAACCCACAAGGCCTTGAGCCGTTGAGTGTGGACGGGTCGCCATGCCGGCTCAAGGGGCCCGATGGCGCAGTGCACATAAACTCCGCTTCACGATTATGTGGAGTTCAAGGCAAAGAACGCGATGCAACCAATATGCCGCATGCGGCGCAGCCGGGGTTTTCGATGACAGAATCAGCCTCCGCCATGGACCGGCTGCTGAGTTCGCTGCGCGACGGCAAGAGCCGCGGACTGCCGCCGGTCGAGCGCTGGAATCCGCCTTTCTGCGGCGATATCGACATGCGCATCGCTGCCGACGGCACCTGGTTCTATCTGGGAACGCCGATCGGACGGCCTGCTTTGGTCAAGCTTTTCTCTTCCGTTCTGCGTAAGGACGGCGCTGATTACGTTCTCGTGACCCCGGTCGAGAAGGTCGGGATCACGGTCGAGGACGCGCCTTTCCAGGCCGTCGAGATGGCGGTGGATGGCGAGGGGGAAGGGCGCTCGCTGGCGTTCCGGACGCAGGTCGATGACCTCGTGAGCGCGGGGCCCGGCCATGCGATTCGCTTCGAGCGCGCGGCCAAGGGCGGGCTCAAACCCTATATCCACGTCAGGCGCGATCTCTGGGCGCGGGTGACGCGGGCCGTGACCTATGACCTGCTCGCGCTCGGCGAGGTGCGTGAGGTCGACGGCTTAGCGATGTTCGGCGTGGCTGCTGGCGGTGCGTTCTACCCGGCCGTGCCGGCCAGTGAGATTGAGGATGGCGAGGCGGAATGACGGCGTTGAACCTGACAGCGGATGCGTTCGCGGCGCTGGCGCGCGAACGGTTGCGCCACGAGCCGCCTGCGCTTGGCGACCTCATCAGCCGTTTGCGCGGCGACCATGAGATGCAGCCCGAAGACCTGCAGTCCGAGCCGTTTGCCATGCCCGACGAGGCGACCGTGATACAGGCGGCGGTGCTGATCGGCATCGTGGCTCGCCCGGAAGGGCCGACTGTGCTGCTGACACGGCGCGCGGCGGCGTTGCGCAGCCATTCCGCGCAGATCGCCTTTCCCGGTGGGCGGGTCGATGCCGTCGATGGCTCGCCGGTGGTCACGGCGCTGCGCGAGGCGGAAGAGGAGATCGGCCTGCCGCGCCAGCAGGTGCGGACGCTCGGCTTTCTCGACGCCTATCTGACCGGCACCGGCTATCGCATCGTGCCGGTGGTCGCGCTGATCGAGCCGCCATTCTCGCTGACGATCAACCGGCATGAGGTCGATGAAGCCTTCGAGACGCCGCTCGCCTTTCTGCTCGACCCCGCCAATCACCATCGCGAGGGACGCCTGTGGGAGGGCCGCCATCGCACCTACTATGCGATGCCGTTCGGGGATCACTATATCTGGGGTGCAACCGCTGGCATGATCCGCAACCTTTACGAACGGCTCGCC harbors:
- a CDS encoding DUF58 domain-containing protein, whose amino-acid sequence is MLRMRVLGTSERQPARPVLTASLDLAARLPRLILEARRVSASVHGIHGRRRAGPGETFWQYRPLVTGESASRIDWRRSARDGHLFVREREWEASHAIWLWIDRSASMGFASSLALASKVDRALIAGFALAETLVEGGERVGHLGLTRALASRRIVETLAQAILVDAKGTEADLPPDAPLPRLADAIIITDGLSPAASLAKRIATMASSGARGHVLLIADPIEETFPFTGQAELFDLEDGLSLRVGDAGSWGEEYRQRLEAHRDAIKEACRKVGWTLTLHRTDRPASEGVLRIASLIAASRGPGR
- a CDS encoding MoxR family ATPase translates to MVAQVRAAESNPPINLDTGIVEAAEAALGAIGAARTEIGQVIFGQQKVVDLSLITLLAGGHGLLVGVPGLAKTKLVEAMGTVLGLNARRVQFTPDLMPSDILGSEVLDESPEGKRHFRFIKGPVFAQLLMADEINRASPRTQSALLQAMQEHHVTIGGERYDLPAPFHVLATQNPIEQEGTYPLPEAQLDRFLLEIDVAYPDREAERRILLETTGATEHKPVQAMTAETLMSTQRLVRRLPVGETVVDAILDLVRSARPEGGDAAITDKLAWGPGPRASQSLTLACRARALVEGRLAPSVDDVAALAIPVLKHRIALTFAARADGETVEGIIARLVERLG
- a CDS encoding CoA pyrophosphatase, with amino-acid sequence MTALNLTADAFAALARERLRHEPPALGDLISRLRGDHEMQPEDLQSEPFAMPDEATVIQAAVLIGIVARPEGPTVLLTRRAAALRSHSAQIAFPGGRVDAVDGSPVVTALREAEEEIGLPRQQVRTLGFLDAYLTGTGYRIVPVVALIEPPFSLTINRHEVDEAFETPLAFLLDPANHHREGRLWEGRHRTYYAMPFGDHYIWGATAGMIRNLYERLAG
- a CDS encoding DUF1285 domain-containing protein, which produces MTESASAMDRLLSSLRDGKSRGLPPVERWNPPFCGDIDMRIAADGTWFYLGTPIGRPALVKLFSSVLRKDGADYVLVTPVEKVGITVEDAPFQAVEMAVDGEGEGRSLAFRTQVDDLVSAGPGHAIRFERAAKGGLKPYIHVRRDLWARVTRAVTYDLLALGEVREVDGLAMFGVAAGGAFYPAVPASEIEDGEAE